Proteins from a single region of Pyrus communis chromosome 6, drPyrComm1.1, whole genome shotgun sequence:
- the LOC137736944 gene encoding pyruvate dehydrogenase E1 component subunit alpha, mitochondrial, with the protein MALSRLASSSSGSNLLRPFASALSLTPSLRRPISSAADDSTTLTIETSLPFTSHNCEPPSRTLETTPKELMTFFRDMALMRRMEIAADSLYKAKLIRGFCHLYDGQEAVAIGMEAAITKKDCIITAYRDHCTFLGRGGTLLQVFAELMGRQAGSSKGKGGSMHFYKKDAGFYGGHGIVGAQIPLGCGLAFGQKYSKDETVTFALYGDGAANQGQLFEALNISALWDLPAILVCENNHYGMGTAEWRAAKSPAYYKRGDYVPGLKVDGMDVFAVKQACKFAKEHALKNGPIILEMDTYRYHGHSMSDPGSTYRTRDEISGVRQERDPIDRIRKLIFAHDLANEKDLKDIEKEVRKEVDEAIAQAKESPMPEPSELFTNIYVKGYGTESFGPDRKEIRTVLP; encoded by the exons atGGCTCTATCCCGCCtagcctcctcctcctccggctCCAATCTCCTGAGGCCCTTCGCCTCCGCCTTATCCCTCACCCCATCTCTCCGCCGTCCGATATCATCCGCCGCCGATGACTCCACCACCCTCACGATCGAGACCTCCCTCCCCTTCACCTCCCACAACTGTGAGCCGCCGTCGCGCACGCTCGAGACCACTCCCAAGGAGCTTATGACGTTCTTCCGCGACATGGCGTTGATGCGCCGGATGGAGATCGCCGCCGACTCGCTCTACAAGGCCAAGCTGATCCGAGGGTTTTGCCACCTCTACGACGGCCAGGAGGCCGTCGCCATCGGCATGGAGGCCGCAATTACCAAAAAGGACTGCATCATCACCGCGTACCGTGACCACTGCACCTTCCTCGGCCGCGGTGGGACCCTCCTGCAGGTTTTCGCCGAGCTCATGGGGCGCCAGGCTGGCAGCTCCAAGGGGAAAGGTGGGTCCATGCATTTCTACAAGAAGGACGCTGGATTCTATGGCGGCCACGGTATAGTCGGCGCTCAGATTCCGCTGGGATGTGGATTGGCTTTTGGGCAGAAGTACTCCAAGGACGAAACGGTGACGTTTGCTCTCTACGGTGACGGTGCGGCCAATCAAGGGCAGTTGTTCGAGGCGCTTAACATTTCTGCGCTTTGGGATCTGCCTGCGATTTTGGTCTGTGAGAATAATCACT ATGGAATGGGAACCGCCGAGTGGAGAGCGGCGAAGAGTCCCGCATATTACAAGCGTGGAGATTATGTTCCTGGCTTGAAG GTGGACGGTATGGATGTGTTTGCCGTAAAGCAGGCATGCAAATTTGCCAAGGAGCATGCTCTGAAGAACGGACCCATT ATTCTTGAAATGGACACTTACAGGTACCATGGTCACTCTATGTCTGATCCTGGTAGCACCTACCGCACACGTGATGAGATTTCTGGCGTGAGACAG GAGCGTGATCCAATTGATAGAATAAGAAAGCTGATATTTGCTCATGATCTAGCTAATGAGAAGGATCTAAAG GATATTGAAAAGGAAGTAAGAAAAGAAGTTGATGAAGCCATTGCTCAAGCCAAA GAAAGCCCGATGCCAGAACCCTCCGAACTCTTCACAAATATCTATGTGAAAGGCTATGGAACTGAG TCTTTTGGACCAGATAGGAAAGAAATCAGAACTGTACTTCCCTGA
- the LOC137737793 gene encoding probable galacturonosyltransferase-like 9, giving the protein MLPFRLYAAVLFVSSISLLFPPFCIGTRSFPTRAIDGGDAFELGSAAWARFSEAPDYRNGAECAVSLNREMVSSCDPSLVHIAMTLDSEYLRGSVAAVHSVIKHASCPENVFFHFIAAEFDPASPRVLTQLVRSTFPSLNFKVYIFREDTVINLISSSIRQALENPLNYARNYLGDILGRCVDRVIYLDSDLLVVDDIHKLWNISLTGSRVIGAPEYCHANFTKYFTDGFWSDPVLSRVFSSRNPCYFNTGVMVMDLVRWREGNYRKRIENWMELQRKRRIYELGSLPPFLLVFAGNVEAIDHRWNQHGLGGDNVRGSCRSLHPGPVSLLHWSGKGKPWVRIESKNPCPLDHLWEPYDLYKPIHHHNPAKFQSLSSISASTLILFSSYLS; this is encoded by the coding sequence ATGCTCCCATTCCGGCTGTACGCCGCCGTTTTGTTCGTCTCCAGTATCTCCCTCCTCTTCCCCCCCTTCTGCATCGGGACTCGCTCATTCCCGACAAGGGCGATCGACGGCGGTGATGCCTTCGAACTGGGCTCTGCCGCCTGGGCCCGATTCTCCGAAGCCCCCGACTACCGAAACGGCGCCGAATGCGCCGTTTCGTTGAACCGGGAAATGGTGTCCTCCTGCGACCCGTCGCTGGTTCACATCGCCATGACTCTCGACTCCGAGTACCTCCGGGGGTCGGTAGCTGCCGTGCACTCCGTCATCAAGCACGCTTCTTGCCCGGAAAATGTCTTTTTCCACTTCATCGCAGCCGAGTTCGACCCCGCGAGTCCCCGGGTCCTGACCCAACTCGTCCGATCCACCTTTCCCTCGCTTAATTTCAAGGTCTACATCTTCCGGGAGGACACCGTCATTAATCTCATCTCGTCGTCGATTCGGCAGGCGCTCGAGAACCCGCTCAACTACGCGAGAAATTACCTGGGCGACATTTTGGGCCGGTGCGTGGACCGGGTCATTTACTTGGACTCCGATTTACTGGTGGTCGACGACATTCACAAGCTTTGGAACATTTCGCTCACCGGGTCGCGGGTCATCGGAGCCCCGGAGTACTGCCACGCCAACTTTACCAAGTACTTCACCGACGGGTTCTGGTCCGACCCGGTTCTCTCCCGGGTTTTTTCCTCAAGAAACCCCTGCTATTTCAACACCGGTGTGATGGTGATGGACCTGGTGAGGTGGAGGGAGGGAAATTACCGAAAGAGGATCGAGAACTGGATGGAATTACAGAGAAAGCGAAGGATTTACGAGCTGGGTTCTCTGCCGCCGTTCCTACTCGTCTTCGCCGGCAACGTGGAGGCCATAGACCACCGGTGGAACCAGCACGGCCTCGGCGGCGACAATGTCAGAGGCAGCTGCCGGTCTCTGCACCCGGGTCCGGTCAGCCTCCTCCATTGGAGCGGCAAGGGAAAGCCGTGGGTCAGAATCGAATCCAAAAACCCGTGCCCGCTGGACCACCTCTGGGAGCCTTACGATCTTTACAAGCCGATCCACCACCACAACCCGGCGAAGTTTCAATCCTTATCGTCGATCTCTGCATCTACATTGATCTTGTTTTCGAGCTATTTGTCGTGA